The Granulicella sp. 5B5 nucleotide sequence GCGGTCGGTCATCGCCATAACCGCCGCCAGCTTCTCAGACAGGTCCGGATGCAGCTGCTCCGGCGCATACCGCCAGCTCCAGTTGCCGTCCGGCAGCGCCGGCGTATTCATCCGCGCCTCGCTGCCCAGGTGCAGCACATCCTGCAGCGGCAGAATACACGTCGCCGCCACCGACGACGCAGCGGCCTTGATCATCGCCCACACCACGTCCTCGTCATACGGCAGCTTGTACAGGTACGTCTCAAAATTCTCTTTCTCCGCCTCCGACGCATTGTCCTTCCACCACCCCAGCGTCGTATTGTTGTCATGCGTGCCCGTATAGACCACGCAGTTCGGCACAAACTCATGCGGCAGATACATATGCCCGCCACGGTCCGCAAACCCGAACTGCATCACCCGCATCCCGGGCAGGTCGAAGTCCTTGCGCAGTTCGTCGACCTCCTTCGTAATCACACCCAGGTCTTCCGCCACAAACGGCAGTCTGCCCGAAGCATCCGCAAACAGCTCCCGCAGCCGTTGAAAGAGTTGCCGTCCCGGAGCCTTGATCCACTGCCCATGGATCGCCGTCTCGTCCTCTGCCGGAATCGACCAGTACGCCTCAAACCCCCGGAAATGGTCCAGCCGCGTCACGTCATACAGCGCCAGCGACCGCCGCACCCGCGCCACCCACCAGTCAAAGTGGTTGTTCTGCATCAGGTCCCACTTGTACAGTGGGTTCCCCCACCGCTGCCCTGTCGCTGAAAAATAATCCGGCGGCACGCCCGACACCCGGATCGGCCTGCGCTCTTCATCCAGCTCAAACAGCTCCGGATGCGTCCACACATCCGCGCTGTCGTAGTTCACAAAGATCGCCACATCGCCCAATATGCGAATGTCCCGCTCACTGCAATACCCGCGCAACGAGCACCACTGCTCGTTGAAGAAGAACTGCACCGCTTGCACCATCG carries:
- the malQ gene encoding 4-alpha-glucanotransferase, which gives rise to MMAGERVCGILLHVTSLPSYGGVGDFGPAAYEFVDFLAAGKQRLWQVLPLNPTGYGNSPYSALSAFAGNPLLISVELLVRDGWLTAERIAGLPGNTGPCEFVQAEAAKMPLIEEAAGNFLDRADEASWKRFQVFCEKNASWLTDYAMFDVLRRRFEGASWNAWPREYALRDAGTLAALHRDHGRELAMVQAVQFFFNEQWCSLRGYCSERDIRILGDVAIFVNYDSADVWTHPELFELDEERRPIRVSGVPPDYFSATGQRWGNPLYKWDLMQNNHFDWWVARVRRSLALYDVTRLDHFRGFEAYWSIPAEDETAIHGQWIKAPGRQLFQRLRELFADASGRLPFVAEDLGVITKEVDELRKDFDLPGMRVMQFGFADRGGHMYLPHEFVPNCVVYTGTHDNNTTLGWWKDNASEAEKENFETYLYKLPYDEDVVWAMIKAAASSVAATCILPLQDVLHLGSEARMNTPALPDGNWSWRYAPEQLHPDLSEKLAAVMAMTDRDGYVPPATNS